The proteins below come from a single Fodinicola acaciae genomic window:
- a CDS encoding DUF4244 domain-containing protein: protein MDAQEFDEYAVGTIAAVAFAGILLKVVTSPGVQSALQAIISKALHT from the coding sequence ATGGATGCACAGGAATTTGACGAGTACGCGGTCGGCACCATCGCGGCGGTGGCGTTCGCCGGGATCCTGCTGAAGGTGGTGACCAGTCCAGGCGTGCAGTCGGCTCTGCAGGCGATCATCAGCAAGGCCCTGCACACCTGA
- a CDS encoding recombinase family protein gives MWDVQDKLAGILVRISDDREGRAFGVGRQEDDCRHLSNRLGTKIYKVYIENDVSASTIANADRREFEDFMADWAAGKFEVPLAYTTGRITRDNTVAERVITQARISGISPHYVASPFCDLTTAAGRRMYRSLAVNDTGEAEDIQERVKRKKLEDAREGKAKGGRRTYGYGKVIGNDPATGKEVRDPYQQVDAEVAILQEGKRRTLAGDSQFTIVRDWNERGLQTTLAGQKTKYRGKESICDGRWDVGKFKRTLLNESYIIFDRTGHPADCPCLRNDPSGGTRIHYNERHRAKWPGIFTVAEHRAMVAVFNGRDKYWSNSGHIRRRTYLLSGTVYCGGTWRDTERVGQPCGGQMYGQGKTHTNKAGQKRYERRYACKKWDGDGSRIGCCSVFRIADAVEAYVTEQVLQRFSSPHIAEALAPPGSDEEMADVVRHLAHLRLRRQELAAEYAAGEHDKADYQVMLRSIKDQIIVAEADEQRLLADEVRRLAIPFDGGLPTVWSSASLEWRASVIKLVVDKVIIHPGRPGAQLWPDSDGWRFDPSLVEIVWLR, from the coding sequence ATGTGGGATGTTCAGGACAAACTAGCGGGAATTCTGGTTCGGATCAGTGACGACCGCGAGGGCCGCGCTTTTGGCGTTGGCCGTCAAGAAGATGATTGTCGCCACCTTTCCAACCGACTCGGAACCAAGATCTACAAGGTCTACATCGAAAACGACGTCAGCGCGAGCACCATTGCCAATGCCGATCGTCGCGAATTTGAAGACTTTATGGCTGACTGGGCAGCCGGAAAGTTTGAAGTTCCACTGGCCTACACCACCGGCCGCATTACTCGCGATAACACAGTAGCCGAGCGCGTCATTACCCAAGCTCGAATTAGCGGCATTAGCCCGCACTACGTTGCTTCTCCATTCTGCGACCTGACGACCGCAGCCGGACGGCGCATGTATCGCAGCCTCGCCGTCAATGACACCGGTGAGGCTGAAGACATCCAGGAGCGTGTCAAACGCAAGAAACTGGAAGATGCGCGGGAAGGAAAGGCCAAGGGCGGCCGTCGCACCTACGGCTACGGCAAGGTCATTGGCAACGATCCAGCCACCGGCAAAGAGGTACGCGATCCATACCAGCAGGTTGATGCGGAAGTCGCCATCTTACAGGAGGGCAAGCGCCGCACACTGGCCGGCGACAGCCAATTCACCATCGTCAGAGATTGGAACGAGCGCGGCCTCCAGACAACACTGGCCGGCCAGAAAACCAAATACCGCGGCAAAGAGTCAATCTGCGACGGCCGCTGGGATGTCGGCAAGTTCAAACGTACGCTGCTGAACGAAAGCTACATAATCTTCGATCGCACCGGTCATCCCGCAGACTGCCCATGCCTTCGCAATGACCCATCTGGCGGTACGCGGATTCACTACAACGAGCGCCACCGCGCCAAATGGCCAGGCATATTTACGGTCGCCGAGCACCGCGCCATGGTCGCGGTGTTCAACGGTCGCGACAAGTACTGGTCGAACAGTGGCCACATCCGGCGCCGGACCTACCTGCTCAGCGGCACGGTCTACTGTGGTGGTACCTGGCGGGATACCGAGCGGGTCGGCCAGCCGTGTGGTGGCCAAATGTACGGACAAGGAAAGACGCACACAAACAAAGCTGGCCAGAAGCGATACGAGCGTCGCTACGCCTGCAAGAAATGGGATGGCGACGGCAGCCGCATTGGCTGTTGCTCAGTGTTTCGCATCGCCGATGCCGTCGAAGCCTATGTGACCGAGCAGGTATTGCAACGCTTCAGTTCTCCACACATCGCCGAAGCCTTGGCACCGCCCGGCAGCGATGAGGAGATGGCTGACGTGGTACGGCACCTCGCACATCTGCGCCTACGCCGGCAGGAGTTGGCAGCTGAGTATGCCGCCGGCGAGCACGACAAGGCTGACTACCAGGTCATGTTGCGGTCGATCAAGGACCAGATCATCGTCGCCGAAGCTGACGAGCAACGCCTCCTTGCCGACGAGGTACGTCGTCTCGCCATCCCGTTCGATGGTGGTCTGCCGACCGTCTGGTCCTCGGCCAGCCTGGAATGGCGAGCGAGCGTTATCAAGCTCGTCGTCGACAAGGTGATCATCCATCCCGGTCGACCCGGCGCCCAGCTTTGGCCGGACAGCGACGGCTGGCGCTTCGACCCAAGCTTGGTCGAGATCGTCTGGCTCCGATAG